Proteins from a genomic interval of Stenotrophomonas sp. WZN-1:
- a CDS encoding NAD-dependent dehydratase, which produces MRVMLLGATGLVGGLTLRRLLDDPRCSAVVAPTRRPLGVTQGMLENPVLAFDALPASPEWASVDAVICALGSTIAQASSREAFHRIDHDYPLAFARLAQAWGAQTYVLNSAAGANPQSSIFYSRVKGELEHDLRGLGFASLTLVRPGLIGGERNEVRRGERLALAVLGALGPVLPRAWRINPASEIANALVEAALAPQPGEHVVASRALAA; this is translated from the coding sequence ATGCGCGTGATGTTGCTGGGGGCGACCGGGCTGGTTGGCGGGCTGACCCTGCGCAGGCTGCTGGATGACCCGCGCTGCAGCGCCGTGGTCGCTCCCACCCGCCGCCCGCTGGGCGTGACCCAGGGGATGCTTGAGAACCCGGTGCTGGCCTTCGATGCGTTGCCTGCCTCGCCCGAGTGGGCGAGTGTGGACGCGGTCATCTGCGCGCTCGGCAGCACCATTGCACAGGCCAGCAGCCGCGAGGCCTTCCACCGTATCGACCACGACTACCCGCTGGCATTCGCCCGGCTGGCGCAGGCGTGGGGTGCGCAGACCTACGTGCTGAATTCCGCAGCCGGTGCCAACCCGCAATCGTCGATCTTCTACAGCCGGGTGAAGGGCGAGCTTGAGCACGACCTGCGTGGGCTGGGCTTCGCCTCCTTGACCCTGGTTCGCCCGGGGCTGATCGGCGGCGAGCGCAACGAGGTGCGACGTGGCGAGCGCCTGGCCCTGGCAGTACTTGGCGCGCTGGGGCCGGTGTTGCCACGCGCGTGGCGGATCAATCCGGCCAGCGAGATTGCCAACGCACTGGTCGAGGCCGCGCTGGCCCCGCAACCGGGTGAGCACGTGGTGGCATCCAGGGCACTGGCCGCCTGA